One Etheostoma cragini isolate CJK2018 chromosome 6, CSU_Ecrag_1.0, whole genome shotgun sequence DNA window includes the following coding sequences:
- the LOC117945728 gene encoding transcription factor E2F3-like produces MRRGISSAPDKVLLAGVGGSPLDNNIILTTLTDRLNPGQSNATYIQIITTPPPCNITQTSSVCLSEPQINNIYTTPQQAAANGAGQRPALGRPPAKRRLALDDSDHQYQSEPARTPRGRGASLVANGARIKTPRTPKSPPEKTRYDTSLGLLTKKFVDLLAQSSDGVLDLNLAAETLQVQKRRLYDITNVLEGIHLIKKKSKNNIQWMGCSLLEVEGALSQRQRLTAEVSALGEEEQRLEQLIQRCSLDMRHMSELQSNQKYAYVTYQDIKQLGNLRDQTVIVVKAPTDTKLEVPDPDESLSIHLTSTKGPIEVLLCPDEENDPRSPVKNGSMDINGNSPFLKVLQGPTCTTTSSIPSLAPPSSSSAVSVTTLSPISSPYTSLLQQTEDQIPLSLGPFLNLGPPLLDQDDYLLGLGDDQGISDLFDACDFDKMPSLGLDDLLCS; encoded by the exons ATGAGAAGAGGGATCTCCTCGGCTCCGGACAAAGTGCTTTTAGCGGGGGTTGGGGGCTCTCCTCTCGacaataatataattttaacaACTCTCACGGATCGTTTAAACCCTGGTCAATCCAACGCTACGTATATCCAAATAATAACCACCCCACCGCCTTGCAACATTACACAGACAtcaagtgtgtgtttatcagaACCGCAGataaacaacatttacacaacTCCACAACAAGCTGCAGCAAACGGAGCAGGACAACGACCCGCACTGGGGAGACCGCCG GCAAAAAGGCGGTTGGCCCTCGATGACTCAGACCACCAGTACCAGTCAGAACCAGCCAGGACTCCTAGAGGCAGAGGAGCGTCTTTGGTGGCCAATGGGGCACGGATAAAGACACCTAGAA CACCCAAGTCTCCACCAGAGAAGACTCGTTATGACACCTCCCTGGGCCTGTTAACAAAGAAGTTTGTGGACCTCCTTGCCCAGTCTTCTGATGGCGTCTTGGACCTCAACCTCGCCGCTGAAACCTTACAG GTACAGAAAAGGCGGCTGTATGATATCACCAATGTACTAGAAGGCATTCACCTCATCAAGAAGAAGTCAAAGAACAACATTCAGTGGAT GGGCTGTAGTCTGTTGGAGGTAGAGGGGGCACTGAGCCAGAGACAGAGACTAACAGCAGAGGTTTCTGCACTGGGAGAAGAAGAGCAGAGGCTGGAACAACTGATCCAAAGATGCAGCCTGGATATGAGACACATGAGCGAGTTGCAAAGCAACCAGAA ATATGCCTATGTAACGTACCAAGACATCAAACAGCTGGGAAACCTCAGAGACCAGACGGTTATTGTTGTCAAAGCGCCCACAGACACCAAACTAGAAGTACCAGACCCTGATGAG aGTTTGTCCATCCATCTGACCAGCACTAAGGGCCCTATAGAAGTCCTCCTGTGCCCAGATGAGGAGAATGATCCTAGAAGTCCTGTAAAAAATGGCAGCATGGACATCAATGGGAACTCACCTTTCCTCAAAGTCCTTCAAG GTCCCACCTGCACAACCACTTCTTCCATCCCCTCCCTGGCTccaccttcttcttcctcagcaGTCTCCGTCACTACTCTCTCCCCCATCTCGTCCCCTTACACTAGTCTTCTCCAGCAGACAGAAGACCAGATCCCTTTATCCCTGGGGCCTTTCTTAAACCTCGGGCCTCCTCTTCTGGACCAAGATGACTACCTTTTAGGTTTGGGAGATGACCAGGGAATCAGCGACTTGTTTGACGCCTGTGACTTTGATAAAATGCCCTCTCTTGGCCTGGATGATCTCCTGTGCAGCTAG